The region ATGATAGACGACATCCATACCGTCAAGTGCGGCGGCAACGGCCTTAGGATCACATACATCGCCGTGCATAAACTCCGCTGTTGTATTGAGGTGCGGCGGCGCGGAAGCACCGTGAACCTGCTCGACGAGCGAATCAAGGATTCGCACGCGATGGCCACGTTCGACAAGTGCGTCAACCAAATGCGACCCGATAAAACCCGCACCGCCTGTGACCAATATGTTCCTTTTTTCCATTCTAAACCTGTTTAGACGAATTCATCGTCGAGCGGAAAACTTCCAGCACCTTAGGAGCCACAACTTTTGCCGAATATTCACGTTCAACGGTTTCGCTCCCGGAGCGTCCGAGTTTTTGTCTCAATTCCGGCGAGTGTATCAATCGTTTGATCTTTTCGATCCACTCTTCGCTGCTTTCAGCTAAAAATCCGTTCTCGCTATCCTTAATGATTGTAGAATTTACACCAACCGGCGAGCAAATGGTCGGTATCCCGAGCGCCATGTACTGCAAAGCTTTGAGGCCGCATTTTCCTTTACTCCAATTATCGTCAGGCAGCGGCATCAGGCCGATGTCGATGCGCCTCAGATCTTCAATCTCTGTTATTGATCGCCATTGAATTGCTTCAGCATCTACACCAGCTAATTTATATGTAGGCGTTCCGATTACGCTCAAGCGAAACTGCTCGGTTTTTGCAAGCTCCTGCAGAACATCTCGAATCGTATCCAGATGCTGAACCGTACTAAAGCTGCCGCTCCATCCGATTGTTACGATCTCAGGATTGTCTGTGCGTTCAACAAACTCGTATTTATCTGTGTCGATCGTGGTCGGAATGATCGTTACGTTGTTATTGCTGGAACGTGCATAGTCAGCAAGAAACTCATTTCCGGCCATAACATGAGTAGAGAGGCGGCAAATCTCCGCGGTCTTTCCCGGAAATTTGAGATAGCTCAGGTAGCCGTTCGATGGGCTTTTGTACGAAAAGAAAATTGCATCGTCAAAATCGAAGACCATTGGTACGCCCGATCGACCGATCTTTCGCTCGAACCACGGCGGGCCAAGTAAGGCGGCTTCACGAAATACATACACAAGGTCAAATTTTGAAAGTTGGCTAAGTTCATCAATTCGGCGCTTCAAACTTCGGGTTACTCCACCGATCTTTTCAAAGATCTTTCCGCCGCTGTAGAGAATCGCTCGAAGTTCATCTGTCTCGAACGGAGCATACGTGATCTCGACGCCATTTTCACGCAGCATCGGTTCCCACTGTTCTATTCTGAAACGCTGCCCGGGTGAGGTGTCGTAAACGGATGGAACTACAGCCAAAACATGCATAATCAAAGATGAGATGTTAGCAACTGACCAGTCACTTTGCAAAAAGTTTCTCGTAAAGCCGTCGATAACGAACGCCGCCGACGGTTTCAAGATCGAAACGCTTTTTGGCCACCGCACGGCATTTGTCACCGATGTCGCCAAGCTCTTTTAGTCGATTGATCGCATCGAGATAAGCTTCGCGGTCACAACTGTTGGTCAATACACCGACTCTTTCATCAGTGATCAACTGATCAACGTCGCCGACACCGGTATTTGCAATTATCGGTAATCCGGCGGCGAGATATTCCGGGATCTTTGTCGGCGAACGTGATTGGGTCGCATAGGTTGCTTTTACAAACGATAGGCCTGCATCTGCGACACTTAAATACTCAGGAATTTCGGCTGGATCGACC is a window of Chloracidobacterium sp. DNA encoding:
- a CDS encoding glycosyltransferase family 4 protein, with translation MHVLAVVPSVYDTSPGQRFRIEQWEPMLRENGVEITYAPFETDELRAILYSGGKIFEKIGGVTRSLKRRIDELSQLSKFDLVYVFREAALLGPPWFERKIGRSGVPMVFDFDDAIFFSYKSPSNGYLSYLKFPGKTAEICRLSTHVMAGNEFLADYARSSNNNVTIIPTTIDTDKYEFVERTDNPEIVTIGWSGSFSTVQHLDTIRDVLQELAKTEQFRLSVIGTPTYKLAGVDAEAIQWRSITEIEDLRRIDIGLMPLPDDNWSKGKCGLKALQYMALGIPTICSPVGVNSTIIKDSENGFLAESSEEWIEKIKRLIHSPELRQKLGRSGSETVEREYSAKVVAPKVLEVFRSTMNSSKQV